A genomic window from Thermosinus carboxydivorans Nor1 includes:
- a CDS encoding RrF2 family transcriptional regulator, whose product MKLSTKGRYGVAAMYDLALHYGQGPISLKNVAKRQGISEHYLEQLMGILRKAGYVKSVRGSQGGYTLTKDPAEITVGDIIRIMEGPIAPVDCLLTDNNSCKRADICVTRGVWAKVRDSISQVLDSISLADLCREEKDKGDDNNETNLF is encoded by the coding sequence GTGAAATTATCAACCAAAGGGCGTTATGGTGTGGCGGCCATGTACGATTTGGCCCTGCATTATGGTCAAGGTCCCATATCGCTGAAAAATGTGGCGAAACGTCAAGGAATATCCGAGCATTATCTCGAACAGCTCATGGGCATCCTGCGCAAAGCCGGCTATGTCAAGAGCGTTCGGGGCTCGCAGGGCGGCTATACGCTGACCAAAGATCCCGCGGAAATCACGGTTGGGGATATTATCCGCATTATGGAAGGCCCGATCGCTCCTGTTGATTGTCTGCTGACTGACAATAATAGTTGCAAGCGGGCCGATATATGCGTTACCCGCGGCGTTTGGGCCAAAGTGCGCGATAGCATAAGTCAGGTTTTAGATTCTATCTCGCTTGCCGATTTATGCCGGGAAGAAAAGGATAAGGGAGATGACAACAATGAAACGAATTTATTTTGA
- the nifS gene encoding cysteine desulfurase NifS, producing MKRIYFDHSATTPVDPEVAKLMMEYMLDKFGNPSSIHAYGREARKAVEEAREKVAALIGANANEIFFTSGGTESDNLAIKGVAYANRKKGNHIITSAIEHHAVLHTCEYLEKQGYVVTYLPVDEYGMVRVEDLKKAITDKTILISIMFANNEVGTIQPIKEIGQIAREKGIYFHTDAVQAAGNYPIDVKEYNIDLLTLSGHKFHGPKGIGALYIRRGVRIEAIQHGGGHERNMRAGTENVPGIVGLGKAAEIAKNEMAQKMAHIQRLRDKLIRETMAKIPHVKLNGHPTQRMPGNANFSFHYVEGESLLLNLDLKGIAASSGSACTSGSLDPSHVLLAMGLSHEVAHGSLRISLGRGNTEEEVDYFLTVMPEIIERLRSMSPLYGKQPAAMSSNPCSHCHHH from the coding sequence ATGAAACGAATTTATTTTGACCACTCGGCGACAACGCCGGTCGATCCCGAGGTCGCCAAACTGATGATGGAGTATATGCTGGACAAGTTTGGCAATCCGTCCAGTATCCACGCTTACGGCCGCGAGGCCCGCAAAGCGGTGGAGGAAGCCAGAGAAAAAGTGGCGGCCCTGATTGGTGCTAACGCCAATGAAATCTTTTTTACCAGCGGCGGCACCGAAAGTGACAACTTAGCGATTAAGGGTGTTGCTTATGCCAACCGCAAGAAGGGCAATCATATTATCACGTCGGCCATAGAGCATCACGCCGTGCTCCATACCTGTGAGTACCTTGAAAAACAAGGCTACGTGGTTACTTATCTACCGGTGGACGAATATGGCATGGTCCGTGTTGAGGATCTAAAAAAGGCCATTACCGACAAGACCATTTTGATCAGTATCATGTTTGCCAACAACGAAGTAGGCACTATCCAACCTATCAAGGAGATTGGCCAAATCGCCCGCGAGAAAGGCATTTATTTCCACACCGATGCGGTCCAGGCAGCCGGCAACTATCCAATTGATGTAAAAGAATACAACATAGATTTGCTTACCCTGTCGGGACATAAGTTCCACGGCCCCAAAGGTATTGGTGCCCTGTACATTCGTCGCGGTGTGCGCATCGAGGCAATCCAGCACGGCGGTGGGCACGAGCGCAATATGCGGGCAGGAACGGAAAATGTGCCCGGTATTGTCGGACTGGGTAAAGCGGCCGAAATCGCCAAAAACGAGATGGCGCAAAAAATGGCTCATATACAGCGGCTGCGGGATAAGCTTATCCGCGAAACAATGGCCAAAATACCTCATGTGAAGCTTAATGGCCATCCTACGCAGCGCATGCCTGGCAATGCAAACTTTAGTTTTCATTATGTTGAAGGCGAGTCGCTGCTACTTAATCTTGATTTGAAAGGCATTGCTGCTTCCAGCGGTTCGGCCTGCACTTCCGGTTCGCTCGATCCTTCGCATGTTTTGCTGGCCATGGGCCTTTCGCACGAGGTAGCGCATGGTTCACTGCGTATTTCGCTGGGCCGGGGCAATACGGAAGAAGAAGTTGATTATTTCTTGACGGTAATGCCGGAAATTATCGAGCGGCTGCGCAGCATGTCGCCGCTGTACGGCAAGCAGCCGGCAGCTATGTCGTCGAATCCTTGCAGCCATTGTCATCATCATTAA
- the nifU gene encoding Fe-S cluster assembly scaffold protein NifU, translated as MYTEKVMDHFTNPRNVGEIEDANGIGEVGNAKCGDIMRIYLKIENDIIKDVKFKTFGCGAAIATSSMVTEMVKGKTIDEALKISNQAVAEALGGLPPAKMHCSNLAADALHEAIKDYLNKKGK; from the coding sequence ATGTATACCGAAAAAGTCATGGACCATTTCACCAACCCGCGCAATGTAGGTGAAATTGAGGACGCCAACGGCATTGGCGAAGTTGGCAACGCCAAATGCGGCGACATTATGCGCATCTATCTGAAAATTGAAAACGATATCATTAAAGACGTGAAATTTAAGACCTTTGGCTGCGGGGCCGCTATTGCCACCAGCAGCATGGTGACCGAGATGGTCAAGGGTAAGACCATCGACGAAGCGCTAAAAATATCCAACCAGGCTGTCGCCGAGGCTTTGGGCGGATTGCCGCCAGCCAAGATGCATTGCTCCAACTTGGCGGCTGATGCGCTGCACGAAGCGATTAAGGATTACCTTAATAAAAAAGGAAAGTGA
- the mnmA gene encoding tRNA 2-thiouridine(34) synthase MnmA, whose amino-acid sequence MGAKPRVVVAMSGGVDSSLTAALLVHQGYDVIGVTMQIWENDLPEIDPEHRGCCSLSAVNDARRVADKLGIPYYVLNFREMFQETVVDYFIREYAAGKTPNPCIACNRYVKFEGLLQKALALDAQYVATGHYARIEYDKGRGRYILRKGVDRTKDQSYALYHLNQHTLRHFLMPLGEYTKVQTRQMARQFGLAVAEKPDSQEICFIPNDDYKSFLEEKAPETLRPGNIVDTHGRILGRHKGLPLYTVGQRKGLGIAVGKPLYVVALDYERNEVIVGSDEDVFASELIAEDLNFITVDKLASPLRVAAKIRYSAREAPATITPEREGAVYVRFDEPQRAITPGQSVVFYDGDTVVGGGIIRKAIR is encoded by the coding sequence ATGGGCGCAAAACCGAGAGTGGTTGTAGCCATGAGCGGAGGGGTGGACAGTTCGTTAACTGCCGCCCTTCTTGTCCATCAGGGCTATGATGTCATAGGGGTTACCATGCAAATATGGGAAAACGATTTGCCGGAAATAGATCCTGAACACCGGGGATGTTGCTCCTTATCAGCCGTTAACGATGCGAGACGGGTGGCGGACAAACTGGGCATTCCTTACTATGTACTTAATTTTCGCGAAATGTTTCAGGAAACGGTAGTAGACTATTTTATTCGCGAGTATGCCGCCGGCAAAACGCCCAATCCATGTATTGCCTGCAACCGGTATGTAAAGTTCGAAGGACTGCTGCAGAAGGCTTTGGCTCTTGATGCGCAATATGTCGCTACCGGTCATTATGCGCGGATTGAATATGATAAAGGCCGCGGCCGATATATTTTGCGGAAAGGGGTAGACCGGACAAAAGACCAGTCTTACGCTCTTTATCATCTTAACCAGCATACATTGCGCCACTTTCTTATGCCACTGGGCGAATATACCAAAGTACAAACACGGCAGATGGCCAGACAGTTCGGCCTGGCGGTGGCGGAAAAACCGGATAGCCAGGAAATATGCTTTATTCCTAATGACGATTATAAGAGTTTTTTGGAAGAAAAAGCGCCGGAAACGCTTCGACCGGGGAATATTGTTGATACCCATGGCCGGATTCTTGGCCGTCATAAGGGGTTGCCGCTTTACACTGTTGGCCAGCGCAAAGGGCTTGGCATCGCGGTAGGTAAACCGCTGTACGTCGTGGCTCTGGATTATGAGCGGAACGAGGTTATCGTCGGCTCCGACGAGGACGTATTTGCCAGTGAACTAATTGCCGAGGACCTAAATTTCATCACCGTTGACAAGCTTGCTTCGCCGCTGCGGGTAGCGGCAAAGATTCGCTATAGTGCGAGGGAAGCTCCGGCGACAATAACTCCGGAGAGAGAAGGTGCGGTTTATGTCAGGTTTGACGAGCCGCAGCGCGCCATTACCCCAGGACAATCGGTTGTATTTTATGACGGCGACACGGTGGTTGGCGGCGGGATTATCCGTAAGGCGATACGTTGA